TCCCCACACATGTGGAAATTGATGCGAAATCATATGGACTGGATCGGGATTCTGTTATTTTGCTTGAGCAAATTCGGACGATTGATAAGCAACGGTTAACAGATAAAATTACACATCTGGATGAAGAACTCATGACGCGTGTGAATGAAGCGCTGCAAATCAGTCTGGGACTCATAGATTTTTAATAGACGCGTTCAAAAAACGGAATATACTGTCGATGATTGAATCGATTATCGGATGCAAATGATACGGATACCGGGGGGATGACCCCCTTATTTTTTTTGCAAGCCGTTTGTAAGCCGCAATCGTTTATGTATCGTTGAAATCAATCAGACCCCGTCATTTGATTACATATTTTTATCCAGCATGGCAATAGTAAAGAGACATATACCAAGGAGACGAATTTGTATGCACTGGCTGCGAATGGGCTCGGTTATGTTTTTCTTCTGTTTGCTTATGCTATGTTGGGGATCTGCCGCGTTTGCAGCTCCGGTCTTGGAGCCGCCAATACTTAGAATTGCTGTTTTGTCAGACGTTCATGTCATGCACACAACCGACGCTTGGGGTCGGAAAGCTGCGCTAAAATTTGAACAGGCGCTTGCAGACATTGATTCCTATGCCCCCGATATAACAATTATAAATGGAGATATAACAAATGGTGAGCCGACGGATTATCGGATCTTTTGGGACATTGTTCACCGACATAAAACAGGTCGAATATTTGCGTCCATTGGCAACCATGAATATTACCGTGTGCACCACGCAACGCAGTGGACGGATGATGATGCAAAGAAATTGTTCCGAAAAGAATTTGGTCTGAATCGGCTTTACTACGATCAATATATGAAAGGGATCCATATGGTGTTCCTCGGATCGGAAGCATATACGAGCCTGCGGGCACATCATCCCGATGCTGCGTGGATCTCGCCAGAGCAAGTGCGCTGGTTTAAAGCCCAATTGCAGAAACAATCGAAAGCAACCCTTGTTTTTTTGCATCAGCCTCTGCAGGGAACGGTTGATTTTTCTGGTGATACGACTTTACAAGTATTGCAATCCCGGGAACTGAAGCAATTGGCAGAAGCGCATACACCATTGATTTGGTTTTCCGGCCATACGCATGATTCCATTACAGGCGGGGATCAGTCCTGCCTGCAACATGGCGTGCTGTATCTCGGAGGCGGCGGCACGTTTACGATCCATAAGCGCCGTTTGTTTCCTTTCCCGGATGCTGCACGGGAAGGATATGTGTTTGCAAAAGATACGCTTTCAGAAAGCGAGAGTCGGCTTGTGACTGTTTTTAACGATCATGTGATCGTGCAAGTTCGAGACCATATACATAAAGTCTGGCTGCCGGCGTATGAAATACGGTATGATTTAAAAAGCGTTCATTAAGAGTTGAGAAATCCTGCGAAGATCAGCCGACAATTTTGGTATACTGATTACAGAAGAGATGGATCGAATCAGTTTTGGGAAATGAAGCTGCATTCTGCATGATTTTTTGCAAGATTCATGTGGAACATCATACAATGAATATAAGTGTACAAGATTGACAATACGCGTTGTTGAAAAACATGGATGTACGTTGGGGGCGGATCGATGAGTATATTGTATGGGTTATTGGGAATCAGTTTTCTTGTATTTGTCCATGAATTAGGACATTTCTTATTTGCAAAATGGTCGGGAGTGCAAGTGGACGCGTTTGCCGTTGGTTTTGGTCCAGCCATTGTCAAGTTTCGTTTTGGGGAGACTGTGTATCGCCTGAACTGGATTCCCTTGGGCGGATATGTACAGATGGCCGGTGAGTTTGGTGAAGATGGTTCGACCAGTGAGAATCCGCGATTGTTTTATAATCGTCCCATCTATGCCAGAATTGCCGTGATTGTAGCGGGTGTTTTGTTTAATGTGATTGCAGCTGTCCTCATGTTATCTGTGGCATATATCGGATACGGGCAACAGGCGGGTCCTGGACAACCGGCCAACCAGATCGTAATTAACAAAGTATTAGACGGGTCGCCGGCTGCCAAAAGCGGACTGCACAACGGGGATCATGTGGTAAGTATCAATGGACAACCGATTACAAGCTATGACATGTTTACAAATATTCTGCAAAGCAGTCAAAGTGTGCAATTAGGTGTTGAACGTACAAATCAGCATTTGCAGATTTCCGTAACTCCTCAGGGACAAGGAAATCAGAAAAAAATCGGTGTGGAAATTACTGCGATTCAACAGGCGCCTTTCTTTGAAAATATCAAGCAGGCAATGAAACAGACCTGGGGCATGATCGTCATGATCGTATCGGGATTAAAACAAATGATTACCGGTCATGTCTCGATGGCGGATGTCGCCGGTCCGGTGAAGATTATTCAAATTACCGGCCAGGCCTCGCAAGCGGGCTTTCCGAACCTGTTATTCTTCCTGTCCTTGCTTAGCGTCAATCTGGCAGTGTTGAACATATTGCCATTGCCGGCGCTGGATGGAGGACGTTTGGTCGTTTTGCTGATTGAAATGATTCGCGGCGGGAAACGTCTGCGAATGGAAGTAGAAGCAATGATTAACACGATCGGATTTGCAGTTTTAATTCTATTAATGATTCTTGTCACCATCAAGGATGTAGGTTCTGTATTGCGATAACAAAAAAGAAAGCGGCGGGATCCTGCAGCTGTGCATCCTGCCGTTTTTCTTGCTTCCAAGGGGCAATTCCATGCTATACTAGCTGTGAAATGACAGAAAACCAGAACTTCAGATGGAAATGAAGTTATAAAGACCGAAAGAAACCTGTACAGCTCAAAGAGAAAGGAAAAGGGGTGAGAACTGTTTGCAGCAGAAAAAATGTCCGGTTCCACCCATATTGATCATGGCAGTAGGGGTAATTGCCGTTTCTTTTTCTGCCATCTTTATTAAATGGTCAAATGCACCGGCATCGATCTTGGGAATGTATCGATTGTTTTTCACGGTTGTGATCATGTCACCTCTATTAATTCCGCGGATGCAGGAGATTCGTCGATTGTCCCGAAAAGACTGGGGGATATTGACTGTTTCCGGCTTATTTTTAGGTTTGCACTTTCTTTTTTGGATTGGATCCTTAAAGTTTACAACGGTAGCGAGTTCGATGATTCTGACTACACTGGAACCTATTTTTGTGATGGTCGGAGCCTATGTTTTATTTAAGGAGCGGACAAATGTACTTGCTCTTGTCAGTATGCTGATAGCAATGGGAGGAACGGTTTGTATCGCGTGGGGGGATTTTGGCGGAACCGGCCATGCCTTAAAAGGGGATATGTATTCGATCATCGGGACAATAGCCGTATCTGTGTATATGTTGGCAGGGCAAAATTTGCGCAATCGAATGTCATCTTTTGTATACAATATTCTTGTTTTTTTTGTTGCTTCAATCGTGTTCGCCGTGTATAACATATTTGCCGGATACTCTTTTGTGCAATATCCGGGGAAAGAGTGGGGAATCTTTGTTCTGTTGGCGATTGTGCCGACGATATTCGGCCATGCATTATTTAATTGGCTGTTAAAGTATGTGAATGCAACGACGATATCGATGAGCATTCTGGGTGAACCGGTCGGAGCCATTGCCCTCTCCGTGCTATTGCTGAATGATACGGTTACACCCTCCCAATGGATCGGGGGATGCATGGCGATTCTCGGCGTCTGGCTGTTTTTGCGCACGAACCAAGGATCGCACCAACAAACCCCCGCAGCTTCTTTGGATCATGTGATTCACCCAAATTCGTGAAATGCCTGCATTTCTCTAAAGCACCAAGCGGCTGTATTCCTATTCATTTTGGGCTTGATGGCTTTGGGTTGTGAGGGTCTTGAGCAGCAGAGACCAGCCATTGCTCATGAGATAGATGCTCACACCCACGGCAACCAAAGAATCCAGCCGATTAAATCCTGTCAGTGCTACAAATGCGGAACTGACGATCACGCCAATCGATGAAATCATGTCGCCGAGCACATGGAATGTTACGGCCCGAATGTTATCATCATGGTTGCCGTGTGTCAGTCTTTGCAGGATGAGCAAGTTTAGGATGAGACATATCACTGCTACCAGCAATGTCTGTTTGGCAATAATGACTTGCGGATGTACCAAGAGCGGTATGGTTTCCCAAGCGATCATACAACTGGTGGCGATCAACAGAACTGCATTGAATAACGTACAGACGGTTTTTAAAAAGGGGATGCGCGACCCGCTGATAACCGCCAGCCAAGCCAGCAGGACGGCAAATCCATCCAGGAAAATATGGGCGGCGTCTGCAGATAATGCAAGGCTGTGGGTATATTGTCCACCAACATATTCAAAGTATGCCAAAGCACCCGTGATCAAAAAAGCGATAAAGAGCTGGAAACTCATTTGTCTGGTTGTATGCAGATGCATGCCGATCGACTCCTTGTCTTTCCAAAGGCGTACAGGAGAGAGCCTGTCTAATTCATCTTATGAAGCAGATCGAATCGTCATGACTTGGACTGCCACACGTTTCCGCCAGGCTATAAGCGGCTATAGACATCGCGCAACAAATCCAGCGGCGCAAAGCGATCCTGCACCAATTGTTCCACCGTCTTCGATATGGCAAGCAATACATGACGAACATCTTGTTCCGGATATCGCCACGAGCTTTCCTGCCATAAATCAATATCGTCGATCACCAGAGAACGGTTCGTTACGAGTATGGATACATCATAATCGACAAATTGAATGGTCTGCCCGGTCATCCAATAGGGTGTACTAAAATGGATCGATATTTGTTCTTCCGGCGTTCTCGAATACCAGACATTAAAATACTGGTGATTGGGAATATAGGCAAGCCTATGAATGCTTTCTGACAGTTTATGCCCGCTCGCGCTATAAATAGGCGTTCGTTTGGGTGTTTCACAGATCAGAAATGTATCATGATGTATCACAACATCCGTTGCATGTTGCCAGACAATGGTGTTCGGATACTTTTTTTTCGCAATTTGATACATAGAGGAACTCCTCTCCCTTGTTCCATTCATCTTTACTATAAACGATTTCCTGGACGAGGGGAACTCTAATGAACGGAAGGGATTTCAGATGATACGATACCCGGCAGGAACCAAGCCGAAGCGTGTGCAAAGCATTCCCGGCCAACTGGCGTCATCTCGCCCGTATTCCAGTGTCGGGCGTGGTATGACGCTTGAAAAAGATATCAATGAAACAAACCAGTATTACAATGAAACATTGCGGGCACTGGTATTTAAAAAACCTACTCCTGTGAATATCGTGCATGTGGAGTATCCCCAACGTTCCGCAGCAGTGATTCGTGAAGCATATTTTCAAAAAGCTTCCACCGTCGACTATTCCGGAGTATATCAAGGTAAAGCTCTTGAATTTGAAGCAAAGGAAACACGCTCGAAAACGAATTTCCCGCTGGACAATTTCCATGCACATCAAATTGAACATTTGCGCAAAGCGCTGTATCATGGTGCAATCGCGTTTGTTATTGTTCGCTTTACATCATTAGAGAAAACGTATTGGCTGGATGCCTGTCATGTGATCGAGCATTATAGGAAACAGGCGGAAGGCGGTAGAAAGTCGATACCATTGTCTTGTTTCCAAAAGAAAGGATACGAAATTCCGATCAGTTATGGCGCAAGTGTGGATTATCTGCAAGTGATCGATCAGTTGCTATTTTCATCTGAAACTATTGAAACTATTGAAACTGTGATAGAAAATCATAGACATATATAGATGAAGAAAAGGAGATCATTATGGGAATTTTTCGAAACAAGCAGCAAGGCAGAAGCGGGAATTGGCTTCGCTGGATGGCCGGCATCGTCGTTGTATGTATTGTATTGCTGACTGCATGCATTCGCTTGATTACGGAATATGAGTGGCAAGCAAGTGTTCATTATGCAGAGGTATACATTACGCGTATTGCTGCAAGCATAGGAATTGAAGTGATTGGATTTCTTTTGTATGCAGTCGTATTGTTCGGGACGTTTTTTATCATCCGCAGAAACCTCATAAAATCGGGAAATCACGTGTTTGGAAATCCGATTCTCTCGAAGATGTACTGGATCGTAGGGGCACTTTTTACGTTGTTTATCGCGGGGATTGGGGGAGGCAGTCTATCTTCCATCGGTTGGCGGGAAGCATTGCTGTTTTTTGATCATGTGCCATTTGCCGCGAGCGATCCTGTATTTCATAAAAATATCGCCTTCTATGTATTTGAATTGCCGGTTTACGAGATTGTCTTGCATGCATGTATGGTGCTTGTATTTTTAGCGGGAATCATGGCTCCAGCCGCGTATTTTATATTTGCACCGCTGAAGAAAGAAATCCTGATGGATCGTAAAGCGAGAAGGCATGTTGCGGCAATCTGGGCGTTATTTTTAATTTTATGGGGTATCGGTTATTACTTGAATCGTTATGACCTGTTGTACGATGATTCAGGAGTTGTGTATGGCGCCGGATATACGCAAATCCACGTACAATTGCCGTATGATGTAGCTGCAATGGTGATAAGTATCGTGGGAGCGGCATTGTTGTATGCAGGAGTTTTGCGAGGAAAATTAAAATGGGCTGCCACAGGGCCGCTTGCCCTTGTGGCCTTGATGATCGTCGGGGGAATTGTTCAACTTTGGGTGCAGAAAGTGAATGTCGGCGGAAATGAAGTCGCTTATGAGACGCCATACTTGAAACGGAATATTGAAGCGACGCGGGCAGCTTTTGGAATTGATGCAAAGCATGTAGCCGATCAGCAAATGGATCCCACCGGCACAATTACCGGGAAAGAAATTGCCCGGAATGCGGATACGATCAAGAATATCCGAATCAACGATGTGCGGGAAGTCGGCGAAGTATTGAATCAGTTGCAAGGATTGAAGCCGTACTACCATTTTAACGATGTGGATGTAGATCGGTACCAGGGGCAAGAAGTGTATATCAGCGCACGCTCTTTGCAGCCGGAAAAACTGCCGCAGCGGGCACAAACGTGGTTAAATCAAACATTGGTCTATACACATGGATACGGGGCAGTCGTAAGCCCGGTCAACCAAGTGACAGCAGATGGACTGCCGGAATTTTTGGCTAAAGACATGCCTCAAGCGGGTACATTTGGGATTCGCCGACCTGAAATTTATTTTGACGAATCCACCGCAAAACCTGTTATTGTCGATGCAACACTGCCTGAATTTAATTATCCGAACGGCGATACGGATATCACGAGCCGATATTCAGGGAAAGCAGGTATTTCTCTCGGCGGATGGAATCGATTGCTCTTCGCATGGCGGCAGGAAAGTTTGAAACTGCTGACAAGTCCGCAAATTTCCGCCAATAGCAAAATTCTTTTTCATCGCAATATTTATGAGCGGTTGCAGGAAATTGCGCCATTTTTGCAGTTTGATCAGGATGCGTATCTGGTCAAACGGGATAACGGACATCTGGTCTGGATTGTCGATGCATATACGACATCGTCCAGATATCCCTATAGCGAAGGCACTACGTTTAACGGTCAAACGATCAACTATATCAGAAACTCTGTAAAAGCGGTTGTCGATGCGTATGACGGAACGGTGCAATTGTATCGGGTCGATCCCAATGATCCGATCGCTGCCAGTTATGCGAAGATTTTCCCAAACTTGTTTGCAAAGGTGATACCGGATGATATCAAAGCACATTTTCGATATCCGGAACATTTATTCTCCGTACAGGCAAATACACTGTTGACATATCATGTCAATGATCCGCAATCCTTTTACAATCGGGATGATGTCTGGTCTGTAGCAAATGAAGTATTTAATGGAAAGCCCATACCGATTCAACCTCTCTATCAAATGATGAAGCTGCCGCAGCAAAATCAATCGGAGTTTGTCCTTACATTGCCGATCACTCCGCAGCATAAAGACAACTTGGTAGCGTGGATGGTCGCAAGAAACGACGGTGACAATTACGGGAGGCTTGAGCTGTATGAATTTCCGCGGGGGAAGTTAATTTATGGACCTTTGCAGGTGGAAAGCCGAATTGATCAAGAGCCTTCTGTCAGTCAGCAACTGACATTATGGAATCAACAGGGGAGCCATGTCATCCGAGGAAACCTGCTGCCGATATTTATTGACAAAGGGTTGCTCTATGTAGAGCCGATCTATATACAGGCAGATCGGGCCGGCGCATTGCCGCAGGTAAAACGGGTGATTGTGGTATACCAGGATAAAATCGTAATGGAAGATTCCATTGCTGCTGCCTTCGAAAAATTATTCGGTACTGGTCAATCTTCCGGAAATGCAGTTAGCCAAAGGGATTTGGGGCAAGGAAAACCATCGCCTGCGGGACAAA
Above is a window of Fodinisporobacter ferrooxydans DNA encoding:
- the rseP gene encoding RIP metalloprotease RseP, yielding MSILYGLLGISFLVFVHELGHFLFAKWSGVQVDAFAVGFGPAIVKFRFGETVYRLNWIPLGGYVQMAGEFGEDGSTSENPRLFYNRPIYARIAVIVAGVLFNVIAAVLMLSVAYIGYGQQAGPGQPANQIVINKVLDGSPAAKSGLHNGDHVVSINGQPITSYDMFTNILQSSQSVQLGVERTNQHLQISVTPQGQGNQKKIGVEITAIQQAPFFENIKQAMKQTWGMIVMIVSGLKQMITGHVSMADVAGPVKIIQITGQASQAGFPNLLFFLSLLSVNLAVLNILPLPALDGGRLVVLLIEMIRGGKRLRMEVEAMINTIGFAVLILLMILVTIKDVGSVLR
- the recU gene encoding Holliday junction resolvase RecU; translated protein: MIRYPAGTKPKRVQSIPGQLASSRPYSSVGRGMTLEKDINETNQYYNETLRALVFKKPTPVNIVHVEYPQRSAAVIREAYFQKASTVDYSGVYQGKALEFEAKETRSKTNFPLDNFHAHQIEHLRKALYHGAIAFVIVRFTSLEKTYWLDACHVIEHYRKQAEGGRKSIPLSCFQKKGYEIPISYGASVDYLQVIDQLLFSSETIETIETVIENHRHI
- a CDS encoding type II toxin-antitoxin system PemK/MazF family toxin, whose protein sequence is MNVKRGDIFFADLSPVIGSEQGGFRPVLIIQNDIGNRFSPTVVVAAITAQIQKAKLPTHVEIDAKSYGLDRDSVILLEQIRTIDKQRLTDKITHLDEELMTRVNEALQISLGLIDF
- a CDS encoding UPF0182 family membrane protein, which produces MGIFRNKQQGRSGNWLRWMAGIVVVCIVLLTACIRLITEYEWQASVHYAEVYITRIAASIGIEVIGFLLYAVVLFGTFFIIRRNLIKSGNHVFGNPILSKMYWIVGALFTLFIAGIGGGSLSSIGWREALLFFDHVPFAASDPVFHKNIAFYVFELPVYEIVLHACMVLVFLAGIMAPAAYFIFAPLKKEILMDRKARRHVAAIWALFLILWGIGYYLNRYDLLYDDSGVVYGAGYTQIHVQLPYDVAAMVISIVGAALLYAGVLRGKLKWAATGPLALVALMIVGGIVQLWVQKVNVGGNEVAYETPYLKRNIEATRAAFGIDAKHVADQQMDPTGTITGKEIARNADTIKNIRINDVREVGEVLNQLQGLKPYYHFNDVDVDRYQGQEVYISARSLQPEKLPQRAQTWLNQTLVYTHGYGAVVSPVNQVTADGLPEFLAKDMPQAGTFGIRRPEIYFDESTAKPVIVDATLPEFNYPNGDTDITSRYSGKAGISLGGWNRLLFAWRQESLKLLTSPQISANSKILFHRNIYERLQEIAPFLQFDQDAYLVKRDNGHLVWIVDAYTTSSRYPYSEGTTFNGQTINYIRNSVKAVVDAYDGTVQLYRVDPNDPIAASYAKIFPNLFAKVIPDDIKAHFRYPEHLFSVQANTLLTYHVNDPQSFYNRDDVWSVANEVFNGKPIPIQPLYQMMKLPQQNQSEFVLTLPITPQHKDNLVAWMVARNDGDNYGRLELYEFPRGKLIYGPLQVESRIDQEPSVSQQLTLWNQQGSHVIRGNLLPIFIDKGLLYVEPIYIQADRAGALPQVKRVIVVYQDKIVMEDSIAAAFEKLFGTGQSSGNAVSQRDLGQGKPSPAGQSQTPGSGTDQKQLADQAYQILQQYQQATAKGDFEAAGKALKQLQDVLKQLKGTIQ
- a CDS encoding metallophosphoesterase family protein — its product is MHWLRMGSVMFFFCLLMLCWGSAAFAAPVLEPPILRIAVLSDVHVMHTTDAWGRKAALKFEQALADIDSYAPDITIINGDITNGEPTDYRIFWDIVHRHKTGRIFASIGNHEYYRVHHATQWTDDDAKKLFRKEFGLNRLYYDQYMKGIHMVFLGSEAYTSLRAHHPDAAWISPEQVRWFKAQLQKQSKATLVFLHQPLQGTVDFSGDTTLQVLQSRELKQLAEAHTPLIWFSGHTHDSITGGDQSCLQHGVLYLGGGGTFTIHKRRLFPFPDAAREGYVFAKDTLSESESRLVTVFNDHVIVQVRDHIHKVWLPAYEIRYDLKSVH
- a CDS encoding DMT family transporter: MQQKKCPVPPILIMAVGVIAVSFSAIFIKWSNAPASILGMYRLFFTVVIMSPLLIPRMQEIRRLSRKDWGILTVSGLFLGLHFLFWIGSLKFTTVASSMILTTLEPIFVMVGAYVLFKERTNVLALVSMLIAMGGTVCIAWGDFGGTGHALKGDMYSIIGTIAVSVYMLAGQNLRNRMSSFVYNILVFFVASIVFAVYNIFAGYSFVQYPGKEWGIFVLLAIVPTIFGHALFNWLLKYVNATTISMSILGEPVGAIALSVLLLNDTVTPSQWIGGCMAILGVWLFLRTNQGSHQQTPAASLDHVIHPNS
- a CDS encoding cation diffusion facilitator family transporter, with product MHLHTTRQMSFQLFIAFLITGALAYFEYVGGQYTHSLALSADAAHIFLDGFAVLLAWLAVISGSRIPFLKTVCTLFNAVLLIATSCMIAWETIPLLVHPQVIIAKQTLLVAVICLILNLLILQRLTHGNHDDNIRAVTFHVLGDMISSIGVIVSSAFVALTGFNRLDSLVAVGVSIYLMSNGWSLLLKTLTTQSHQAQNE